A genomic region of Trifolium pratense cultivar HEN17-A07 linkage group LG3, ARS_RC_1.1, whole genome shotgun sequence contains the following coding sequences:
- the LOC123915910 gene encoding transcription initiation factor TFIID subunit 15b isoform X2, which yields MSGGYGHDAGGGSAPPSYGASGGYGSSGGNYGGGGGGNYGGGGYGGGVAGGGYGGNESGGGYGAKGSGNGAGGGYGGNDGGGYGGRSGYGGNDGGGYGGRGGGGRGGGGGGGGGYGGGGGDRGFQGGDRGGRGGGGRGGGGRGGGSGRDGDWRCPNESCGNVNFARRNECNKCGTPCPSSGNDRGGSGGGYNRGGSDGGYGSNRGGRSGNYDGGRNNDYNGGRSSNNDGRGGGSNRGGSYGGNQGRDDGGYGQAPPPAAPQSYGGGGSGNYPPTYGGNANYGTDAVPPPTSYTGGPNSYPPSYGGNTGGYGGNNQGDARSGGRSAPPAGHDSGNRGGFGGAPAESAAPVKQCDENCGDTCDNSRIYISNLPPDVTADELQQLFGGIGMVGRIKQKRGYKDQWPYNIKIYTDESGKNKGDACLAYEDPSAAHSAGGFYNDYELRGYKISVAMAEKSAPRAPQANNYGGNRGGYGGDRRRDNSGPDRRDHYSGNRSRPY from the exons ATGTCTGGAGGGTACGGTCATGATGCCGGAGGTGGCTCTGCGCCACCTTCCTATGGAGCTAGCGGTGGATACGGTTCATCTGGCGGTAATTACGGAGGTGGAGGTGGTGGTAATTATGGTGGCGGAGGCTATGGAGGAGGTGTCGCTGGTGGTGGCTATGGTGGAAATGAAAGCGGTGGAGGTTATGGAGCAAAAGGAAGCGGAAACGGAGCTGGTGGTGGATATGGTGGTAACGATGGTGGAGGTTATGGTGGAAGGAGTGGATATGGTGGAAACGATGGAGGTGGTTATGGTGGAAGAGGTGGCGGCGGTagaggaggtggtggtggtggtggaggaggatATGGAG gtggtggtggtgatcgCGGTTTTCAAGGTGGAGACCGTGGAGGTCGAGGTGGTGGTGGTCGTGGCGGTGGCGGCCGTGGTGGTGGAAGTGGCAGAGATGGAGATTGGCGTTGTCCTAACGAAAG TTGTGGGAACGTGAACTTTGCTAGAAGGAATGAATGTAACAAATGCGGTACTCCATGTCCTAGCAGTGGTAATGACCGCGGCGGTAGTGGTGGTGGTTATAATAGAGGAGGAAGTGATGGAGGATACGGCAGTAACAGAGGAGGTAGGTCCGGGAACTACGATGGAGGAagaaataatgattataatggTGGAAGGAGTAGTAACAATGATGGAAGAGGTGGAGGGAGCAATAGAGGTGGCTCATATGGTGGTAATCAAGGCAGAGATGATGGTGGCTATGGTCAAGCTCCTCCTCCAGCTGCTCCTCAGTCTTATGGAGGTGGTGGTAGTGGAAATTACCCACCTACTTATGGTGGGAATGCAAACTATGGAACAGATGCTGTTCCTCCACCTACAAGCTATACCGGCGGACCTAATTCGTATCCTCCTTCATATGGGGGTAACACGGGTGGTTATggtggaaacaatcaaggtGATGCACGGAGTGGTGGTAGGTCTGCGCCTCCAGCTGGACATGACAGTGGTAATCGCGGTGGATTTGGTGGAGCTCCTGCAGAGTCAGCTGCTCCTGTGAAGCAGTGCGATGAGAATTGTGGAGATACATGTGACAACTCTAGAATCTACATCTCAAATTTACCACCTGATGTGACTGCTGATGAATTGCAGCAACTTTTTGGAGGCATTGGAATG GTTGGAAGAATAAAACAGAAGAGGGGTTATAAAGATCAATGGCCATACAACATTAAAATTTACACTGATGAAAGTGGAAAAAACAAGGGTGATGCGTGCCTTGCTTACGAAGATCCTTCTGCTGCTCACTCTGCTGGTGGATTTTACAATG ATTATGAGTTGAGGGGTTACAAAATCAGTGTTGCGATGGCAGAGAAATCTGCACCAAGGGCTCCACAAGCAAATAACTACGG GGGCAATAGAGGTGGCTATGGTGGAGATAGGCGCAGAGACAATTCCGGTCCTGATAGACGAGATCATTATAGTGGGAATCGCTCACGCCCATACTAG
- the LOC123915910 gene encoding transcription initiation factor TFIID subunit 15b isoform X1, whose amino-acid sequence MSGGYGHDAGGGSAPPSYGASGGYGSSGGNYGGGGGGNYGGGGYGGGVAGGGYGGNESGGGYGAKGSGNGAGGGYGGNDGGGYGGRSGYGGNDGGGYGGRGGGGRGGGGGGGGGYGGRGGGGDRGFQGGDRGGRGGGGRGGGGRGGGSGRDGDWRCPNESCGNVNFARRNECNKCGTPCPSSGNDRGGSGGGYNRGGSDGGYGSNRGGRSGNYDGGRNNDYNGGRSSNNDGRGGGSNRGGSYGGNQGRDDGGYGQAPPPAAPQSYGGGGSGNYPPTYGGNANYGTDAVPPPTSYTGGPNSYPPSYGGNTGGYGGNNQGDARSGGRSAPPAGHDSGNRGGFGGAPAESAAPVKQCDENCGDTCDNSRIYISNLPPDVTADELQQLFGGIGMVGRIKQKRGYKDQWPYNIKIYTDESGKNKGDACLAYEDPSAAHSAGGFYNDYELRGYKISVAMAEKSAPRAPQANNYGGNRGGYGGDRRRDNSGPDRRDHYSGNRSRPY is encoded by the exons ATGTCTGGAGGGTACGGTCATGATGCCGGAGGTGGCTCTGCGCCACCTTCCTATGGAGCTAGCGGTGGATACGGTTCATCTGGCGGTAATTACGGAGGTGGAGGTGGTGGTAATTATGGTGGCGGAGGCTATGGAGGAGGTGTCGCTGGTGGTGGCTATGGTGGAAATGAAAGCGGTGGAGGTTATGGAGCAAAAGGAAGCGGAAACGGAGCTGGTGGTGGATATGGTGGTAACGATGGTGGAGGTTATGGTGGAAGGAGTGGATATGGTGGAAACGATGGAGGTGGTTATGGTGGAAGAGGTGGCGGCGGTagaggaggtggtggtggtggtggaggaggatATGGAGGTCGCG gtggtggtggtgatcgCGGTTTTCAAGGTGGAGACCGTGGAGGTCGAGGTGGTGGTGGTCGTGGCGGTGGCGGCCGTGGTGGTGGAAGTGGCAGAGATGGAGATTGGCGTTGTCCTAACGAAAG TTGTGGGAACGTGAACTTTGCTAGAAGGAATGAATGTAACAAATGCGGTACTCCATGTCCTAGCAGTGGTAATGACCGCGGCGGTAGTGGTGGTGGTTATAATAGAGGAGGAAGTGATGGAGGATACGGCAGTAACAGAGGAGGTAGGTCCGGGAACTACGATGGAGGAagaaataatgattataatggTGGAAGGAGTAGTAACAATGATGGAAGAGGTGGAGGGAGCAATAGAGGTGGCTCATATGGTGGTAATCAAGGCAGAGATGATGGTGGCTATGGTCAAGCTCCTCCTCCAGCTGCTCCTCAGTCTTATGGAGGTGGTGGTAGTGGAAATTACCCACCTACTTATGGTGGGAATGCAAACTATGGAACAGATGCTGTTCCTCCACCTACAAGCTATACCGGCGGACCTAATTCGTATCCTCCTTCATATGGGGGTAACACGGGTGGTTATggtggaaacaatcaaggtGATGCACGGAGTGGTGGTAGGTCTGCGCCTCCAGCTGGACATGACAGTGGTAATCGCGGTGGATTTGGTGGAGCTCCTGCAGAGTCAGCTGCTCCTGTGAAGCAGTGCGATGAGAATTGTGGAGATACATGTGACAACTCTAGAATCTACATCTCAAATTTACCACCTGATGTGACTGCTGATGAATTGCAGCAACTTTTTGGAGGCATTGGAATG GTTGGAAGAATAAAACAGAAGAGGGGTTATAAAGATCAATGGCCATACAACATTAAAATTTACACTGATGAAAGTGGAAAAAACAAGGGTGATGCGTGCCTTGCTTACGAAGATCCTTCTGCTGCTCACTCTGCTGGTGGATTTTACAATG ATTATGAGTTGAGGGGTTACAAAATCAGTGTTGCGATGGCAGAGAAATCTGCACCAAGGGCTCCACAAGCAAATAACTACGG GGGCAATAGAGGTGGCTATGGTGGAGATAGGCGCAGAGACAATTCCGGTCCTGATAGACGAGATCATTATAGTGGGAATCGCTCACGCCCATACTAG
- the LOC123915832 gene encoding glucan endo-1,3-beta-glucosidase 9 — protein MSTTVSSFIFFFFFTIFNIPSVSEAIGVNWGTMASHPLSPVKVVKLLKSNNINKVKLFDAKPDVLQALSGSNIGVTVGVPNVMLKSLNSSRKAADSWVHDNVTRYVSNGGGAAKIEYVAIGDEPFLKSYGEQFHPFTIGAAMNIQAALKKAKLDNKVKVVVPCSFDSFESRSNSSTEVHFRSDLNKTMIELLTFLDKHGSPFFVTISPFVTFLETKNISLDFSLFKETARPHKFSRKTYKNSFDLSYDTVITVLSKVGFSNMEIVVSKIGWPTDGAANATSYLAETFMKGLMNHLHSSSGTPLRPHQPPHETYIYSLLDEDQRSITAGNFERHWGLFTFDGQAKYHVDLGQGSKSLVNAENVEYLSSKWCVVNNNEDLSNATAKALEACANADCTALSSGGSCFNITWPSNISYAFNSYYQQHDQKAESCDFGGLGLITTVDPSLDHCRFPIEINTSHAEIYRVCSFLWMILLVITLLV, from the exons ATGTCCACTACCGTttcttccttcatcttcttcttcttcttcaccattTTCAACATACCCTCTGTATCTGAAGCCATAGGTGTAAACTGGGGAACCATGGCTTCTCACCCTCTATCACCCGTTAAAGTAGTGAAGCTTTTGAAGTCCAACAACATCAATAAAGTTAAACTGTTTGATGCAAAACCTGATGTTCTTCAAGCTCTTTCTGGGTCTAACATTGGTGTCACTGTTGGTGTTCCTAATGTTATGCTTAAAAGCTTGAATTCTTCTAGAAAAGCTGCTGATAGTTGGGTTCATGATAATGTTACTCGCTATGTTTCTAATGGTGGTGGTGCTGCTAAAATTGA ATATGTTGCTATTGGTGACGAGCCGTTTCTTAAAAGTTACGGTGAACAATTCCATCCCTTCACAATTGGAGCTGCTATGAACATTCAAGCCGCTTTAAAGAAAGCAAAATTGGACAACAAAGTGAAAGTTGTAGTTCCATGCAGCTTTGATAGTTTTGAGTCTAGATCCAATTCGTCCACCGAAGTGCATTTCAGGTCTGACCTCAACAAAACCATGATTGAGCTCCTCACATTCCTCGACAAACACGGATCACCTTTCTTTGTAACGATTTCTCCATTCGTAACCTTCCTTGAGACCAAAAACATTTCACTAGATTTTTCACTCTTTAAAGAAACTGCACGCCCTCATAAATTCAGCCGCAAAACATACAAAAATAGCTTCGATTTGAGCTACGATACAGTGATTACTGTTTTATCAAAAGTAGGATTTTCTAATATGGAAATTGTTGTTTCAAAGATTGGTTGGCCAACCGATGGAGCTGCCAACGCAACCTCGTACCTTGCAGAAACCTTCATGAAAGGTCTAATGAACCACCTCCATAGCAGCTCGGGAACACCACTACGACCACATCAGCCACCACACGAAACATACATTTATAGCCTTCTCGACGAAGATCAAAGAAGCATTACTGCCGGAAACTTCGAAAGGCATTGGGGTTTATTCACCTTCGACGGCCAAGCGAAATACCACGTGGATCTTGGCCAAGGTTCAAAGAGCCTTGTGAATGCTGAAAATGTTGAGTATCTTTCTTCTAAATGGTGTGTTGTGAACAACAATGAAGACTTGTCGAATGCAACTGCAAAAGCTTTAGAGGCTTGTGCAAATGCTGATTGTACTGCACTATCTTCTGGTGGATCTTGCTTTAACATTACATGGCCTAGTAATATATCATATGCTTTTAATAGTTATTATCAGCAGCATGATCAGAAGGCCGAAAGCTGCGACTTTGGTGGTCTTGGTTTAATCACGACCGTTGATCCATCCTTGGATCATTGCAGGTTTCCGATCGAGATTAACACCTCTCATGCAGAAATTTATAGGGTGTGTAGTTTCTTATGGATGATTTTACTTGTAATAACCCTCTTGGTATAA
- the LOC123915115 gene encoding uncharacterized protein LOC123915115 encodes MADHSISRTPSPKPASENIPSKTINHTIHPALTVTNITNFIKITLDIEKSQYNTWSELFKIHAQAYEVLDHIIPPTETNTTSSSPSLKETDPTLWKRLDAIVLQWIYGTISTDLLHTIIERDSTAQQAWNRLFDMVIYGD; translated from the coding sequence ATGGCAGATCACTCGATCTCCCGCACTCCTTCCCCAAAACCAGCATCTGAAAATATTCCTTCTAAAACCATTAATCACACAATTCATCCAGCCCTCACAGTCACCAACATCACAAACTTCATTAAAATCACTCTTGATATCGAGAAAAGTCAATACAACACATGGTCTGAGTTGTTCAAAATTCATGCTCAGGCATACGAGGTTCTTGATCATATAATTCCTCCCACCGAAACAAATACTACCTCCTCTTCACCATCCCTCAAAGAAACTGACCCAACCTTGTGGAAACGTCTTGATGCCATTGTTTTACAATGGATTTATGGTACTATTTCCACCGATCTCCTCCACACCATCATTGAACGTGACTCTACTGCCCAACAAGCTTGGAACCGCCtttttgacatg